A part of Periophthalmus magnuspinnatus isolate fPerMag1 chromosome 14, fPerMag1.2.pri, whole genome shotgun sequence genomic DNA contains:
- the aifm1 gene encoding apoptosis-inducing factor 1, mitochondrial isoform X8 translates to MLKCRAVWRKLAPLARSASTQCRHNVKTALNNGRRQAFVPATHMSTGPAGGGGSENTLYVVLVGAACLGGGAYAYMTVRGDSKRYEERISELASRSAKEAPESQPPVAPEPEEAAPTSEESAPVAELSGETESASAEEPVTEVPAEPAAPVVEEELPAPSELEATHSEPPPAPLESAEEPVTETPPEAAEQAAPVLAEAEPVAEVPPEAVEEAPPVVEEEAPTEPAVTSLPESAPAPEPVSAPLTLPSHAPYLLIGGGTASFAAARSIRARDPGAKVLIVTDEPNLPYMRPPLSKELWFSDDPSVTETLRFKQWNGKERSIYFQPSSFYVKPEELTSAENGGVAVLTGKKVIQMDVRGNKVKLDDDTEISYDKCLIGTGGVPRNLQVIEKAGDEVMNRTTLFRKIEDFKSLDNVSRNVKSITIIGGGFLGSELACALGRRSSETGLEVIQMFPEKGNMGKVLPEYLSNWTTEKVKKEGVRIVPEALVKSVAFKEDKLEILLKDGRQVKTDHIVAAVGLEPNVDLAKSAGLEVDSDFGGYRVNAELQARSNIWVAGDAACFYDIRLGRRRVEHHDHAVVSGRLAGENMTGANKPYWHQSMFWSDLGPDVGYEAIGIVDSSLPTVGVFAKATSKDTPKAATEQSGTGIRSESETEATAVTPVASSTPAPVMEHKDEYGKGVIFYLRDKVVVGIILWNVFNRMPIARKIIKDGEEHADLNEVAKLFNIHED, encoded by the exons ATGTTGAAATGTAGAGCTGTCTGGAGGAAGCTAGCACCTCTCGCTAGATCCGCATCTACACAGTGCCGGCATAATGTGAAAACAG CATTGAACAATGGCAGAAGACAGGCTTTTGTACCTGCGACACACATGTCCACAGGgccagcaggaggtggaggcaGTGAAAATACTCTGTATGTGGTGCTGGTTGGAGCAGCCTGTCTAGGAGGTGGTGCCTAC GCCTACATGACAGTAAGAGGTGACAGTAAAAGGTACGAAGAACGTATTTCAGAACTTGCATCCAGATCAGCAAAAGAAGCCCCGGAATCACAACCTCCAG TTGCCCCAGAGCCAGAGGAAGCTGCCCCCACGAGTGAGGAGTCCGCTCCTGTTGCTGAACTTTCTGGTGAAACAGAGTCAGCCTCAG CAGAAGAGCCTGTGACAGAGGTCCCCGCAGAACCAGCTGCTCCTGTTGTAGAGGAGG AGCTACCTGCTCCCTCTGAGCTGGAGGCCACACACTCAGAGCCTCCTCCGGCTCCTCTGGAAAGTG CAGAAGAACCAGTCACAGAGACCCCTCCAGAGGCAGCAGAACAAGCTGCTCCTGTTTTAGCGGAGG CAGAACCTGTTGCAGAGGTCCCCCCAGAGGCAGTAGAAGAGGCTCCTCCTGTAGTAGAGGAGG AGGCCCCAACTGAACCTGCAGTCACGAGCCTCCCTGAGTCTGCACCTGCACCAGAGCCCG TATCAGCCCCGCTCACACTCCCCTCACATGCCCCCTACCTTCTTATCGGTGGTGGTACCGCCTCTTTTGCTGCTGCCCGCTCAATTCGCGCCAGAGATCCAGGTGCAAAG GTACTGATTGTGACTGATGAGCCCAACCTCCCGTACATGAGACCACCTTTATCCAAAGAGCTGTGGTTTTCGGATGACCCCAGTGTGACAGAAACGCTGCGCTTCAAACAGTGGAATGGAAAAGAGAGAAG CATCTACTTCCAGCCGTCTTCATTTTATGTCAAGCCTGAAGAGCTGACCAGTGCAGAAAATGGAGGAGTCGCTGTGCTTACAGGGAAAAAG GTTATCCAAATGGACGTGAGAGGAAACAAAGTAAAACTTGATGACGATACTGAAATCTCATATGACAAATGCTTGATTGGCACAG GTGGTGTACCAAGAAATCTGCAGGTCATTGAAAAAGCAGGAGATGAGGTGATGAACAGGACAACTCTATTCCGCAAG ATTGAGGATTTTAAATCTTTGGACAATGTCTCCAGAAACGTCAAATCTATTACAATAATTGGTGGAGGCTTCTTGGGCAGTGAACTGGCCTGTGCCCTAGGTCGACGAT CATCAGAGACTGGCCTTGAGGTCATCCAGATGTTCCCAGAGAAAGGCAACATGGGAAAAGTGCTGCCGGAGTATCTGAGCAACTGGACCACTGAGAAAGTCAAGAAAG AGGGTGTAAGAATAGTCCCAGAGGCTTTGGTCAAATCTGTGGCTTTTAAAGAAGATAAATTAGAAATCCTGTTGAAGGATGGACGTCAG GTGAAGACGGATCACATAGTTGCAGCTGTTGGACTGGAGCCCAATGTTGACCTTGCCAAGTCAGCCGGTCTGGAGGTGGACTCTGACTTTGGGGGATATAGGGTCAATGCAGAACTGCAGGCTAGATCAAATATTTGGGTG GCTGGAGACGCTGCGTGCTTCTATGACATTCGACTGGGCCGCAGGCGGGTGGAGCACCATGACCACGCGGTTGTGAGTGGACGTCTGGCCGGAGAGAACATGACCGGGGCGAACAAACCCTACTGGCATCAGTCTATGTTCTG gagcgacctcggccCAGATGTTGGCTATGAAGCCATTGGGATTGTTGACAGCAGTTTACCAACAGTGGGAGTATTTGCCAAAGCAACCTCAAAGGACACACCTAAAGCAGCTACAGAGCAGTCGG GAACTGGGATCCGCTCTGAAAGTGAAACTGAGGCAACAGCCGTCACTCCTGTAGCCTCGTCCACACCAGCTCCTGTCATGGAGCACAAGGACGAATATGGCAAAGGAGTCATCTTCTATCTGAGGGACAAAGTGGTGGTGGGGATCATTCTGTGGAATGTCTTCAATCGGATGCCCATCGCCCGAaag ATAATCAAGGATGGAGAGGAACATGCAGATCTGAACGAAGTGGCCAAGCTATTCAACATTCATGAGGATTAA
- the aifm1 gene encoding apoptosis-inducing factor 1, mitochondrial isoform X9, which translates to MLKCRAVWRKLAPLARSASTQCRHNVKTALNNGRRQAFVPATHMSTGPAGGGGSENTLYVVLVGAACLGGGAYAYMTVRGDSKRYEERISELASRSAKEAPESQPPVAPEPEEAAPTSEESAPVAELSGETESASAEEPVTEVPAEPAAPVVEEAEEPVTETPPEAAEQAAPVLAEAEPVAEVPPEAVEEAPPVVEEAAEEPVTEAPPAAEPETVQEAPTEPAVTSLPESAPAPEPVSAPLTLPSHAPYLLIGGGTASFAAARSIRARDPGAKVLIVTDEPNLPYMRPPLSKELWFSDDPSVTETLRFKQWNGKERSIYFQPSSFYVKPEELTSAENGGVAVLTGKKVIQMDVRGNKVKLDDDTEISYDKCLIGTGGVPRNLQVIEKAGDEVMNRTTLFRKIEDFKSLDNVSRNVKSITIIGGGFLGSELACALGRRSSETGLEVIQMFPEKGNMGKVLPEYLSNWTTEKVKKEGVRIVPEALVKSVAFKEDKLEILLKDGRQVKTDHIVAAVGLEPNVDLAKSAGLEVDSDFGGYRVNAELQARSNIWVAGDAACFYDIRLGRRRVEHHDHAVVSGRLAGENMTGANKPYWHQSMFWSDLGPDVGYEAIGIVDSSLPTVGVFAKATSKDTPKAATEQSGTGIRSESETEATAVTPVASSTPAPVMEHKDEYGKGVIFYLRDKVVVGIILWNVFNRMPIARKIIKDGEEHADLNEVAKLFNIHED; encoded by the exons ATGTTGAAATGTAGAGCTGTCTGGAGGAAGCTAGCACCTCTCGCTAGATCCGCATCTACACAGTGCCGGCATAATGTGAAAACAG CATTGAACAATGGCAGAAGACAGGCTTTTGTACCTGCGACACACATGTCCACAGGgccagcaggaggtggaggcaGTGAAAATACTCTGTATGTGGTGCTGGTTGGAGCAGCCTGTCTAGGAGGTGGTGCCTAC GCCTACATGACAGTAAGAGGTGACAGTAAAAGGTACGAAGAACGTATTTCAGAACTTGCATCCAGATCAGCAAAAGAAGCCCCGGAATCACAACCTCCAG TTGCCCCAGAGCCAGAGGAAGCTGCCCCCACGAGTGAGGAGTCCGCTCCTGTTGCTGAACTTTCTGGTGAAACAGAGTCAGCCTCAG CAGAAGAGCCTGTGACAGAGGTCCCCGCAGAACCAGCTGCTCCTGTTGTAGAGGAGG CAGAAGAACCAGTCACAGAGACCCCTCCAGAGGCAGCAGAACAAGCTGCTCCTGTTTTAGCGGAGG CAGAACCTGTTGCAGAGGTCCCCCCAGAGGCAGTAGAAGAGGCTCCTCCTGTAGTAGAGGAGG CTGCTGAAGAGCCTGTGACCGAAGCCCCTCCCGCTGCTGAACCTGAAACAGTTCAAG AGGCCCCAACTGAACCTGCAGTCACGAGCCTCCCTGAGTCTGCACCTGCACCAGAGCCCG TATCAGCCCCGCTCACACTCCCCTCACATGCCCCCTACCTTCTTATCGGTGGTGGTACCGCCTCTTTTGCTGCTGCCCGCTCAATTCGCGCCAGAGATCCAGGTGCAAAG GTACTGATTGTGACTGATGAGCCCAACCTCCCGTACATGAGACCACCTTTATCCAAAGAGCTGTGGTTTTCGGATGACCCCAGTGTGACAGAAACGCTGCGCTTCAAACAGTGGAATGGAAAAGAGAGAAG CATCTACTTCCAGCCGTCTTCATTTTATGTCAAGCCTGAAGAGCTGACCAGTGCAGAAAATGGAGGAGTCGCTGTGCTTACAGGGAAAAAG GTTATCCAAATGGACGTGAGAGGAAACAAAGTAAAACTTGATGACGATACTGAAATCTCATATGACAAATGCTTGATTGGCACAG GTGGTGTACCAAGAAATCTGCAGGTCATTGAAAAAGCAGGAGATGAGGTGATGAACAGGACAACTCTATTCCGCAAG ATTGAGGATTTTAAATCTTTGGACAATGTCTCCAGAAACGTCAAATCTATTACAATAATTGGTGGAGGCTTCTTGGGCAGTGAACTGGCCTGTGCCCTAGGTCGACGAT CATCAGAGACTGGCCTTGAGGTCATCCAGATGTTCCCAGAGAAAGGCAACATGGGAAAAGTGCTGCCGGAGTATCTGAGCAACTGGACCACTGAGAAAGTCAAGAAAG AGGGTGTAAGAATAGTCCCAGAGGCTTTGGTCAAATCTGTGGCTTTTAAAGAAGATAAATTAGAAATCCTGTTGAAGGATGGACGTCAG GTGAAGACGGATCACATAGTTGCAGCTGTTGGACTGGAGCCCAATGTTGACCTTGCCAAGTCAGCCGGTCTGGAGGTGGACTCTGACTTTGGGGGATATAGGGTCAATGCAGAACTGCAGGCTAGATCAAATATTTGGGTG GCTGGAGACGCTGCGTGCTTCTATGACATTCGACTGGGCCGCAGGCGGGTGGAGCACCATGACCACGCGGTTGTGAGTGGACGTCTGGCCGGAGAGAACATGACCGGGGCGAACAAACCCTACTGGCATCAGTCTATGTTCTG gagcgacctcggccCAGATGTTGGCTATGAAGCCATTGGGATTGTTGACAGCAGTTTACCAACAGTGGGAGTATTTGCCAAAGCAACCTCAAAGGACACACCTAAAGCAGCTACAGAGCAGTCGG GAACTGGGATCCGCTCTGAAAGTGAAACTGAGGCAACAGCCGTCACTCCTGTAGCCTCGTCCACACCAGCTCCTGTCATGGAGCACAAGGACGAATATGGCAAAGGAGTCATCTTCTATCTGAGGGACAAAGTGGTGGTGGGGATCATTCTGTGGAATGTCTTCAATCGGATGCCCATCGCCCGAaag ATAATCAAGGATGGAGAGGAACATGCAGATCTGAACGAAGTGGCCAAGCTATTCAACATTCATGAGGATTAA
- the aifm1 gene encoding apoptosis-inducing factor 1, mitochondrial isoform X6, translated as MLKCRAVWRKLAPLARSASTQCRHNVKTALNNGRRQAFVPATHMSTGPAGGGGSENTLYVVLVGAACLGGGAYAYMTVRGDSKRYEERISELASRSAKEAPESQPPVAPEPEEAAPTSEESAPVAELSGETESASAEEPVTEVPAEPAAPVVEEAEEPVTETPPEAAEQAAPVLAEAEPVAEVPPEAVEEAPPVVEEAPPEPQAEVLEALPAVVESAAEEPVTEAPPAAEPETVQEAPTEPAVTSLPESAPAPEPVSAPLTLPSHAPYLLIGGGTASFAAARSIRARDPGAKVLIVTDEPNLPYMRPPLSKELWFSDDPSVTETLRFKQWNGKERSIYFQPSSFYVKPEELTSAENGGVAVLTGKKVIQMDVRGNKVKLDDDTEISYDKCLIGTGGVPRNLQVIEKAGDEVMNRTTLFRKIEDFKSLDNVSRNVKSITIIGGGFLGSELACALGRRSSETGLEVIQMFPEKGNMGKVLPEYLSNWTTEKVKKEGVRIVPEALVKSVAFKEDKLEILLKDGRQVKTDHIVAAVGLEPNVDLAKSAGLEVDSDFGGYRVNAELQARSNIWVAGDAACFYDIRLGRRRVEHHDHAVVSGRLAGENMTGANKPYWHQSMFWSDLGPDVGYEAIGIVDSSLPTVGVFAKATSKDTPKAATEQSGTGIRSESETEATAVTPVASSTPAPVMEHKDEYGKGVIFYLRDKVVVGIILWNVFNRMPIARKIIKDGEEHADLNEVAKLFNIHED; from the exons ATGTTGAAATGTAGAGCTGTCTGGAGGAAGCTAGCACCTCTCGCTAGATCCGCATCTACACAGTGCCGGCATAATGTGAAAACAG CATTGAACAATGGCAGAAGACAGGCTTTTGTACCTGCGACACACATGTCCACAGGgccagcaggaggtggaggcaGTGAAAATACTCTGTATGTGGTGCTGGTTGGAGCAGCCTGTCTAGGAGGTGGTGCCTAC GCCTACATGACAGTAAGAGGTGACAGTAAAAGGTACGAAGAACGTATTTCAGAACTTGCATCCAGATCAGCAAAAGAAGCCCCGGAATCACAACCTCCAG TTGCCCCAGAGCCAGAGGAAGCTGCCCCCACGAGTGAGGAGTCCGCTCCTGTTGCTGAACTTTCTGGTGAAACAGAGTCAGCCTCAG CAGAAGAGCCTGTGACAGAGGTCCCCGCAGAACCAGCTGCTCCTGTTGTAGAGGAGG CAGAAGAACCAGTCACAGAGACCCCTCCAGAGGCAGCAGAACAAGCTGCTCCTGTTTTAGCGGAGG CAGAACCTGTTGCAGAGGTCCCCCCAGAGGCAGTAGAAGAGGCTCCTCCTGTAGTAGAGGAGG CTCCCCCTGAGCCACAAGCTGAAGTTTTAGAGGCTCTTCCAGCTGTTGTAGAGAGTG CTGCTGAAGAGCCTGTGACCGAAGCCCCTCCCGCTGCTGAACCTGAAACAGTTCAAG AGGCCCCAACTGAACCTGCAGTCACGAGCCTCCCTGAGTCTGCACCTGCACCAGAGCCCG TATCAGCCCCGCTCACACTCCCCTCACATGCCCCCTACCTTCTTATCGGTGGTGGTACCGCCTCTTTTGCTGCTGCCCGCTCAATTCGCGCCAGAGATCCAGGTGCAAAG GTACTGATTGTGACTGATGAGCCCAACCTCCCGTACATGAGACCACCTTTATCCAAAGAGCTGTGGTTTTCGGATGACCCCAGTGTGACAGAAACGCTGCGCTTCAAACAGTGGAATGGAAAAGAGAGAAG CATCTACTTCCAGCCGTCTTCATTTTATGTCAAGCCTGAAGAGCTGACCAGTGCAGAAAATGGAGGAGTCGCTGTGCTTACAGGGAAAAAG GTTATCCAAATGGACGTGAGAGGAAACAAAGTAAAACTTGATGACGATACTGAAATCTCATATGACAAATGCTTGATTGGCACAG GTGGTGTACCAAGAAATCTGCAGGTCATTGAAAAAGCAGGAGATGAGGTGATGAACAGGACAACTCTATTCCGCAAG ATTGAGGATTTTAAATCTTTGGACAATGTCTCCAGAAACGTCAAATCTATTACAATAATTGGTGGAGGCTTCTTGGGCAGTGAACTGGCCTGTGCCCTAGGTCGACGAT CATCAGAGACTGGCCTTGAGGTCATCCAGATGTTCCCAGAGAAAGGCAACATGGGAAAAGTGCTGCCGGAGTATCTGAGCAACTGGACCACTGAGAAAGTCAAGAAAG AGGGTGTAAGAATAGTCCCAGAGGCTTTGGTCAAATCTGTGGCTTTTAAAGAAGATAAATTAGAAATCCTGTTGAAGGATGGACGTCAG GTGAAGACGGATCACATAGTTGCAGCTGTTGGACTGGAGCCCAATGTTGACCTTGCCAAGTCAGCCGGTCTGGAGGTGGACTCTGACTTTGGGGGATATAGGGTCAATGCAGAACTGCAGGCTAGATCAAATATTTGGGTG GCTGGAGACGCTGCGTGCTTCTATGACATTCGACTGGGCCGCAGGCGGGTGGAGCACCATGACCACGCGGTTGTGAGTGGACGTCTGGCCGGAGAGAACATGACCGGGGCGAACAAACCCTACTGGCATCAGTCTATGTTCTG gagcgacctcggccCAGATGTTGGCTATGAAGCCATTGGGATTGTTGACAGCAGTTTACCAACAGTGGGAGTATTTGCCAAAGCAACCTCAAAGGACACACCTAAAGCAGCTACAGAGCAGTCGG GAACTGGGATCCGCTCTGAAAGTGAAACTGAGGCAACAGCCGTCACTCCTGTAGCCTCGTCCACACCAGCTCCTGTCATGGAGCACAAGGACGAATATGGCAAAGGAGTCATCTTCTATCTGAGGGACAAAGTGGTGGTGGGGATCATTCTGTGGAATGTCTTCAATCGGATGCCCATCGCCCGAaag ATAATCAAGGATGGAGAGGAACATGCAGATCTGAACGAAGTGGCCAAGCTATTCAACATTCATGAGGATTAA
- the aifm1 gene encoding apoptosis-inducing factor 1, mitochondrial isoform X7, producing the protein MLKCRAVWRKLAPLARSASTQCRHNVKTALNNGRRQAFVPATHMSTGPAGGGGSENTLYVVLVGAACLGGGAYAYMTVRGDSKRYEERISELASRSAKEAPESQPPVAPEPEEAAPTSEESAPVAELSGETESASAEEPVTEVPAEPAAPVVEEELPAPSELEATHSEPPPAPLESEPVAEVPPEAVEEAPPVVEEAPPEPQAEVLEALPAVVESAAEEPVTEAPPAAEPETVQEAPTEPAVTSLPESAPAPEPVSAPLTLPSHAPYLLIGGGTASFAAARSIRARDPGAKVLIVTDEPNLPYMRPPLSKELWFSDDPSVTETLRFKQWNGKERSIYFQPSSFYVKPEELTSAENGGVAVLTGKKVIQMDVRGNKVKLDDDTEISYDKCLIGTGGVPRNLQVIEKAGDEVMNRTTLFRKIEDFKSLDNVSRNVKSITIIGGGFLGSELACALGRRSSETGLEVIQMFPEKGNMGKVLPEYLSNWTTEKVKKEGVRIVPEALVKSVAFKEDKLEILLKDGRQVKTDHIVAAVGLEPNVDLAKSAGLEVDSDFGGYRVNAELQARSNIWVAGDAACFYDIRLGRRRVEHHDHAVVSGRLAGENMTGANKPYWHQSMFWSDLGPDVGYEAIGIVDSSLPTVGVFAKATSKDTPKAATEQSGTGIRSESETEATAVTPVASSTPAPVMEHKDEYGKGVIFYLRDKVVVGIILWNVFNRMPIARKIIKDGEEHADLNEVAKLFNIHED; encoded by the exons ATGTTGAAATGTAGAGCTGTCTGGAGGAAGCTAGCACCTCTCGCTAGATCCGCATCTACACAGTGCCGGCATAATGTGAAAACAG CATTGAACAATGGCAGAAGACAGGCTTTTGTACCTGCGACACACATGTCCACAGGgccagcaggaggtggaggcaGTGAAAATACTCTGTATGTGGTGCTGGTTGGAGCAGCCTGTCTAGGAGGTGGTGCCTAC GCCTACATGACAGTAAGAGGTGACAGTAAAAGGTACGAAGAACGTATTTCAGAACTTGCATCCAGATCAGCAAAAGAAGCCCCGGAATCACAACCTCCAG TTGCCCCAGAGCCAGAGGAAGCTGCCCCCACGAGTGAGGAGTCCGCTCCTGTTGCTGAACTTTCTGGTGAAACAGAGTCAGCCTCAG CAGAAGAGCCTGTGACAGAGGTCCCCGCAGAACCAGCTGCTCCTGTTGTAGAGGAGG AGCTACCTGCTCCCTCTGAGCTGGAGGCCACACACTCAGAGCCTCCTCCGGCTCCTCTGGAAAGTG AACCTGTTGCAGAGGTCCCCCCAGAGGCAGTAGAAGAGGCTCCTCCTGTAGTAGAGGAGG CTCCCCCTGAGCCACAAGCTGAAGTTTTAGAGGCTCTTCCAGCTGTTGTAGAGAGTG CTGCTGAAGAGCCTGTGACCGAAGCCCCTCCCGCTGCTGAACCTGAAACAGTTCAAG AGGCCCCAACTGAACCTGCAGTCACGAGCCTCCCTGAGTCTGCACCTGCACCAGAGCCCG TATCAGCCCCGCTCACACTCCCCTCACATGCCCCCTACCTTCTTATCGGTGGTGGTACCGCCTCTTTTGCTGCTGCCCGCTCAATTCGCGCCAGAGATCCAGGTGCAAAG GTACTGATTGTGACTGATGAGCCCAACCTCCCGTACATGAGACCACCTTTATCCAAAGAGCTGTGGTTTTCGGATGACCCCAGTGTGACAGAAACGCTGCGCTTCAAACAGTGGAATGGAAAAGAGAGAAG CATCTACTTCCAGCCGTCTTCATTTTATGTCAAGCCTGAAGAGCTGACCAGTGCAGAAAATGGAGGAGTCGCTGTGCTTACAGGGAAAAAG GTTATCCAAATGGACGTGAGAGGAAACAAAGTAAAACTTGATGACGATACTGAAATCTCATATGACAAATGCTTGATTGGCACAG GTGGTGTACCAAGAAATCTGCAGGTCATTGAAAAAGCAGGAGATGAGGTGATGAACAGGACAACTCTATTCCGCAAG ATTGAGGATTTTAAATCTTTGGACAATGTCTCCAGAAACGTCAAATCTATTACAATAATTGGTGGAGGCTTCTTGGGCAGTGAACTGGCCTGTGCCCTAGGTCGACGAT CATCAGAGACTGGCCTTGAGGTCATCCAGATGTTCCCAGAGAAAGGCAACATGGGAAAAGTGCTGCCGGAGTATCTGAGCAACTGGACCACTGAGAAAGTCAAGAAAG AGGGTGTAAGAATAGTCCCAGAGGCTTTGGTCAAATCTGTGGCTTTTAAAGAAGATAAATTAGAAATCCTGTTGAAGGATGGACGTCAG GTGAAGACGGATCACATAGTTGCAGCTGTTGGACTGGAGCCCAATGTTGACCTTGCCAAGTCAGCCGGTCTGGAGGTGGACTCTGACTTTGGGGGATATAGGGTCAATGCAGAACTGCAGGCTAGATCAAATATTTGGGTG GCTGGAGACGCTGCGTGCTTCTATGACATTCGACTGGGCCGCAGGCGGGTGGAGCACCATGACCACGCGGTTGTGAGTGGACGTCTGGCCGGAGAGAACATGACCGGGGCGAACAAACCCTACTGGCATCAGTCTATGTTCTG gagcgacctcggccCAGATGTTGGCTATGAAGCCATTGGGATTGTTGACAGCAGTTTACCAACAGTGGGAGTATTTGCCAAAGCAACCTCAAAGGACACACCTAAAGCAGCTACAGAGCAGTCGG GAACTGGGATCCGCTCTGAAAGTGAAACTGAGGCAACAGCCGTCACTCCTGTAGCCTCGTCCACACCAGCTCCTGTCATGGAGCACAAGGACGAATATGGCAAAGGAGTCATCTTCTATCTGAGGGACAAAGTGGTGGTGGGGATCATTCTGTGGAATGTCTTCAATCGGATGCCCATCGCCCGAaag ATAATCAAGGATGGAGAGGAACATGCAGATCTGAACGAAGTGGCCAAGCTATTCAACATTCATGAGGATTAA
- the aifm1 gene encoding apoptosis-inducing factor 1, mitochondrial isoform X18, with the protein MLKCRAVWRKLAPLARSASTQCRHNVKTALNNGRRQAFVPATHMSTGPAGGGGSENTLYVVLVGAACLGGGAYAYMTVRGDSKRYEERISELASRSAKEAPESQPPVAPEPEEAAPTSEESAPVAELSGETESASAEEPVTEVPAEPAAPVVEEEAPTEPAVTSLPESAPAPEPVSAPLTLPSHAPYLLIGGGTASFAAARSIRARDPGAKVLIVTDEPNLPYMRPPLSKELWFSDDPSVTETLRFKQWNGKERSIYFQPSSFYVKPEELTSAENGGVAVLTGKKVIQMDVRGNKVKLDDDTEISYDKCLIGTGGVPRNLQVIEKAGDEVMNRTTLFRKIEDFKSLDNVSRNVKSITIIGGGFLGSELACALGRRSSETGLEVIQMFPEKGNMGKVLPEYLSNWTTEKVKKEGVRIVPEALVKSVAFKEDKLEILLKDGRQVKTDHIVAAVGLEPNVDLAKSAGLEVDSDFGGYRVNAELQARSNIWVAGDAACFYDIRLGRRRVEHHDHAVVSGRLAGENMTGANKPYWHQSMFWSDLGPDVGYEAIGIVDSSLPTVGVFAKATSKDTPKAATEQSGTGIRSESETEATAVTPVASSTPAPVMEHKDEYGKGVIFYLRDKVVVGIILWNVFNRMPIARKIIKDGEEHADLNEVAKLFNIHED; encoded by the exons ATGTTGAAATGTAGAGCTGTCTGGAGGAAGCTAGCACCTCTCGCTAGATCCGCATCTACACAGTGCCGGCATAATGTGAAAACAG CATTGAACAATGGCAGAAGACAGGCTTTTGTACCTGCGACACACATGTCCACAGGgccagcaggaggtggaggcaGTGAAAATACTCTGTATGTGGTGCTGGTTGGAGCAGCCTGTCTAGGAGGTGGTGCCTAC GCCTACATGACAGTAAGAGGTGACAGTAAAAGGTACGAAGAACGTATTTCAGAACTTGCATCCAGATCAGCAAAAGAAGCCCCGGAATCACAACCTCCAG TTGCCCCAGAGCCAGAGGAAGCTGCCCCCACGAGTGAGGAGTCCGCTCCTGTTGCTGAACTTTCTGGTGAAACAGAGTCAGCCTCAG CAGAAGAGCCTGTGACAGAGGTCCCCGCAGAACCAGCTGCTCCTGTTGTAGAGGAGG AGGCCCCAACTGAACCTGCAGTCACGAGCCTCCCTGAGTCTGCACCTGCACCAGAGCCCG TATCAGCCCCGCTCACACTCCCCTCACATGCCCCCTACCTTCTTATCGGTGGTGGTACCGCCTCTTTTGCTGCTGCCCGCTCAATTCGCGCCAGAGATCCAGGTGCAAAG GTACTGATTGTGACTGATGAGCCCAACCTCCCGTACATGAGACCACCTTTATCCAAAGAGCTGTGGTTTTCGGATGACCCCAGTGTGACAGAAACGCTGCGCTTCAAACAGTGGAATGGAAAAGAGAGAAG CATCTACTTCCAGCCGTCTTCATTTTATGTCAAGCCTGAAGAGCTGACCAGTGCAGAAAATGGAGGAGTCGCTGTGCTTACAGGGAAAAAG GTTATCCAAATGGACGTGAGAGGAAACAAAGTAAAACTTGATGACGATACTGAAATCTCATATGACAAATGCTTGATTGGCACAG GTGGTGTACCAAGAAATCTGCAGGTCATTGAAAAAGCAGGAGATGAGGTGATGAACAGGACAACTCTATTCCGCAAG ATTGAGGATTTTAAATCTTTGGACAATGTCTCCAGAAACGTCAAATCTATTACAATAATTGGTGGAGGCTTCTTGGGCAGTGAACTGGCCTGTGCCCTAGGTCGACGAT CATCAGAGACTGGCCTTGAGGTCATCCAGATGTTCCCAGAGAAAGGCAACATGGGAAAAGTGCTGCCGGAGTATCTGAGCAACTGGACCACTGAGAAAGTCAAGAAAG AGGGTGTAAGAATAGTCCCAGAGGCTTTGGTCAAATCTGTGGCTTTTAAAGAAGATAAATTAGAAATCCTGTTGAAGGATGGACGTCAG GTGAAGACGGATCACATAGTTGCAGCTGTTGGACTGGAGCCCAATGTTGACCTTGCCAAGTCAGCCGGTCTGGAGGTGGACTCTGACTTTGGGGGATATAGGGTCAATGCAGAACTGCAGGCTAGATCAAATATTTGGGTG GCTGGAGACGCTGCGTGCTTCTATGACATTCGACTGGGCCGCAGGCGGGTGGAGCACCATGACCACGCGGTTGTGAGTGGACGTCTGGCCGGAGAGAACATGACCGGGGCGAACAAACCCTACTGGCATCAGTCTATGTTCTG gagcgacctcggccCAGATGTTGGCTATGAAGCCATTGGGATTGTTGACAGCAGTTTACCAACAGTGGGAGTATTTGCCAAAGCAACCTCAAAGGACACACCTAAAGCAGCTACAGAGCAGTCGG GAACTGGGATCCGCTCTGAAAGTGAAACTGAGGCAACAGCCGTCACTCCTGTAGCCTCGTCCACACCAGCTCCTGTCATGGAGCACAAGGACGAATATGGCAAAGGAGTCATCTTCTATCTGAGGGACAAAGTGGTGGTGGGGATCATTCTGTGGAATGTCTTCAATCGGATGCCCATCGCCCGAaag ATAATCAAGGATGGAGAGGAACATGCAGATCTGAACGAAGTGGCCAAGCTATTCAACATTCATGAGGATTAA